The Gloeobacter morelensis MG652769 genome contains the following window.
CGCTCTACAAAAGAGTGCTGAGTCGCTGAGAATGCATTCTGAATTGAAGCCGGAGTTTTTTGGCTGGGCCATTATCAATGGAGCCCTGATCGCAGTTGCGACTCAGCTGGCCTGGGCTCAAGCAGGCCTCAAGTGGTACAAATCGGTTGTCATTGTTGCTTTGCTTGTCGCACTACTGGCTGCAGGATGGAGCAGCTGGCTGAATCCGAGAGGGACAGCGTTCTCCGTGGGGCTGTTTGTCTGTGCTATGGCTATTCTCTGGCCGCTGTACAGGCGATTTTCGACACGATGGTAACGAGCGTCTCGCCGACGCTGGGAACCCCATCTGCCGGTCGATGGGTTTGCCAGGTGGGCTGGGTTGAATTCCCATTTGGTCCTTTAGCTACTACGGCCTTCCACCGCGACTATCGCTGCGCTGCCCAGGCCGAAGGCCCGATGTACCGCCTTGAGAGAAGCTTCGCAGCGTGCGGCCTCCACGATACAGCTCACTTTGATGGTTGAGGTGGAGATCATCTCGATGTTGGTGCCCAGGGCTGCAAGCGTCTCGAACATGTGGGCGGCCACCCCTGGGGTGCCGACGATGCCCGCTCCCACCAGGCTGAGTTTGGCCACCGATTCGCGCACGACCACCCCGCCACAGCCCGCGAAGCCCGAGCACAAAGAATCGAGGGCGCGTTGGGCCGAGCGAACGGCGGAGCGGCTGACCGTAAAGCCGATGTCGTTGGTGTCGGCCCCGCGCTGCGATTGGACGATCATATCGACGGCGATGCCTTCGTGGGCCAGACATTCGAAGATAGCCGCCGCCACCCCCGGCCGGTCGGGAATCTGCAAAATCGCCACCTGGGCCTGGTCAGGATCGAGAGCCACGCCGCGCACCGCCTGGACGGCCGGGCGGACGGCGCTCAGCACCGGCGGATCTTCGTAAACCGGCGCGCGCAGGCCGAACTGGCGGCAGAGCACCTCGCCCGCCTTTGCGGCCAGATCGCCTGCGATCACGCAGCTGAGGCTGATTTCGGAGGTCGAGATCATCTGGATGTTGATGCCCGCTTCGGCGAGGGCTTTGAACATCTGGGCCACCACCCCCGGACGACCGATGATCCCCGCGCCGCGGATACTCACTTTGGTAGGAGCCGAATCCACTACCACCGCACAGCCGCCCAGTTCGGCGGCGGCGGTATTACTGGCGGCGACGGCAGCCGGCAGATCCTGGCGCTGGACGGTATAGGCGATATCGTTGGTCGGTTCCGGGGAGTTGGGGTGGTGAATCGACTGGATGATCAGATCCACATCGATACCGGCTTTTGCCAGGTGAGCAAACAAAGCCGCCGCCACGCCGGGGCGGTCGGGCACGCGCAACAGGGCAATTTTGGCCTGGTGGTTGTCGATGTAGACCGCGTCCACGGGCCGTTCGGTCTCTAAGTTGTCGATAGCCCGATCCACCGGCAACCGCGGCGAGAGCACGATCGTACCGGGGGCGTCGCTCCAGCTGGAGCGGACCACCAACGGCACCGCGTAGTTGCGGGCAATCTCGACGGCGCGCGGATGGAGCACCTGGGCACCCAGGCTCGCCAATTCCAGCATCTCCTCGCTGGTAATCTCATCGAGCAAGGCGGCCTCTTTTACCAGGCGCGGATCGGTGGTGAGCACCCCCGGCACGTCGGTATAAATTTCGCAGCGGTTGGCCTTGAGCACGGCCGCGAGAGCCACGGCGCTGGTGTCAGACCCGCCCCGGCCCAGCGTCGTAATTTCCCAAAAGCGCGAGTGGCAAATGCCCTGAAAGCCGGCCACCACCAGCACGTACCCGGCAGCGAGAAGCTCGTTGATGCGGCCTGTCTGTACCCTGCGGATGCGTGCCCGGGTGTGGTTGGGCTCGGTGACGACACCCACCTGGGCACCGGTCAGCGAAATCGCCTTGCAACCCAAGGCGTGCAGCGCCATGGTCAGTAGCGCCACGCTCTGCTGCTCGCCGGTGGTGAGCAGCATGTCCATCTCGCGCGGGTCCGGCTCGCTGTGCATCTCGCAGGCCATTTTGACCAGGGCGTCGGTGGTGTGGCCCATCGCCGAGACGACCACCACCAGTTCGTGGCCCTGGCGGTGGGTGCGGGCAATGCGCTCAGCGACCGCGCGCATCCGTTCGGCGCTGCCCACCGATGTGCCGCCGTACTTCTGAACGATGAGACCCACAGAAAAATTCGGTTGCCGACAGATCCCCACGAGTCTACCGGTACGGTACTCCAGGACACAAGGGATTCACGGGTCATCCTGGCAGGCGGGCTAGGCATCGATCGAAAATCGATCAATATTCGGGTTTACACTGAATAAGTAGAAATGACCACGGACGGGAGCTTGGGAGGCGCGCAGGCGATGCAGCAGACGATCCAAAAACGGCTGACGGTTCAGTGCGGGGAGATTGCTCCCGAGACGGTGGCGATGCGCTGTCTCGACTGGGATCGCGATCGCTTCGACATCGAATTTGGGCTGCAAAACGGCACGACCTACAACTCGTATCTGATCGAGGGCGCGCAGGTAGCGCTGGTGGATACCAGCCACGAAAAGTTTCGCTCTCTTTATTTGGATCTGCTCACAGGCCACATCGATCCGAAGCGGATCGACTATCTGGTGATCAGCCACACCGAACCTGACCACAGCGGTCTGGTGGCGGATGTGCTGGCGCTCGCGCCCCAGGCGACGGTGGTCGCTTCGCGCATGGCGCTGCAGTTTCTGGCGAACATGGTGCACCGCCGCTTTCCGCAGCGGGCGGTCAAAAGCGGCGACACCCTCGATCTGGGGGGCGGGCACGTGCTCGAATTCGTCTCCGCCCCGAATTTGCATTGGCCCGATACGATGTTCACGTTCGACCGGGGCACGGGGGTACTTTATACCTGCGACGCTTTTGGGATGCATTACTGCAACGATCGGATGTTTGACGACGATCTGGCTGCTATCGAGCCCGATTACCGCTTTTATTACGAGTGCTTGATGGCCCCCAACGCCCGCTCGGTGCTCACCGCCCTCAAACGGATGGAGCCTCTGGGGGAGGTTGTTGCGATTGCCACCGGCCACGGGCCGCTGCTCAAGTGGCACCTGGGCGAACTGGTCGACCGCTACCGCCGCTGGAGCCAGGAGCAGAGTGAGTCGACCACCAGCGTCGCGGTTTTCTATATCTCGGACTACGGCTACAGCGACCGGCTCGCCCAGGCAATCGCCCAGGGGATCACCAAGTCCCATGTCGCCGCCGAACTGGTGGACCTGCGCGCCACGCCCCTTGCTGAGCTCCAGGAAATCGTCCGTCAGAGCGCCGGGGTGGTCATCGGCACTCCCCCCACGGCGGGGTCGGCCGCCCAGGCGACCCAGGCGGCTTTGGGCGTGATTCTGGCCAACGTCAAAGAAAAGCAGGCTTTTGGTATCTACGAGGCCTGTGGCGGCTTCGACGAGCCCGCCTTTCCGCTGTCGAGCCGATTTACCGACCTGGGTCTGGTGCGGGCCTTTCCGCCCATCCGCATCCCGGGGCGCGAAGGTGTGCAAGGACAAGGCGAAGCGTCGGGCACGCCTACCCCGGCTCTCTACAAACTGTGCGAAGAGTCGGGGACCGACCTGGCCCAGTGGCTCAGCCGCGATCGCACCGTGCAGCAGATGAAGGCGGTGGCGGTCGGCCTCGACAAGGCGATGGGTCGTCTGTCGGGCGGGTTGTACGTACTCACCGCCGCCAAAGGTGAACTCAAAGGCGCCATGCTCGCCTCCTGGGTCAACCAGGCGAGCTTTGCGCCCCTGGGCGTCACGATCGCCGTCGCCAAGGACCGGGCTATCGAGGCGCTGATGCAGGTGGGCGACATGTTTGCGCTCAATGTGCTCGAAGAAGGTAAGTACGCGCCGCTGATGCGCCACTTCCTGAAGCGCTTTGCCCCGGGTGAAGATCGCTTCGTGGGTGTGGAAACGCTCACCGGCACAGGCGGTACACCAATCCTGGCCGATGCCCTCGCCTACATGGAATGCCGGGTCGCCAGCCGCATGGAGTGCTCCGATCACTGGCTGGTCTACGGCGTGGTTGAGGATGGCCGCGTCTCCAACCTGGAGGGACTGACCGCCGTTCACCACCGCAAAGTCGGCAACCACTATTGACCGGGTGTCAGGATGGCCTGGCTGGCACCTGACACCTGGCACCTGACACTTTGAGGAGAAGCGCCATGACCCCTGCCCAAACGCCTGTGCGCGATATCCAGACGGTGTCGGTGGCCCCCGGCACCTGGGCGTTGCGCTCCCGCAGCTTCGTGCGGCTCAAATTTGAGGTCGAGTACGCCCGGCAGCGGGGCACCACCTCCAACGCCTTTGTGTTTCAGGGGCCAGATCGAACGCTGCTGCTCTCCCCGCCGGGCGAAACGTTCACTACCCTGTTTCTTGCGGAGTTGGAGCGGCTCATTCCCCTGGAGCAGATCCACGCGGTCGTCCTGGGCCATATCAATCCCAACCGCGCCAAAACCCTGATTGCCCTGCTGGCGCGCGCTCCCCACCTGGAGATCATCTGCTCCAACCCCGGGGCCGTCGCCCTCAAACCCTTACTCGAAAGTGAGGCGGTCGACCTAAAAACGCAAATCCGCATCGTTCGAGGCCAGGAAGTCCTGGAATTGGGCGGCGATCGCCGGTTGCAATGCATTCCCGCTCCCACCCCGCGCTGGCCCGACGGACTGTGCCTGTTTGATGAGAAGCACTCGGCACTTTACACCGACAAATTTTTTGCCGCCCACGTCGCGGAGGATGCCGTGTTTGACGAGAGCGGCACCGCCACAGGCGAGGACGCCCGCTACTTTTATGATTGCCTGATGGCAAGCCAGGCCCGGCAGGTTGAAGCGGTGCTCGACCGGCTGGCCGAGTGGCCCGCCCGGGTAATCGCGCCGGTGCACGGACCGCTGTTGCGGGCGGGCGGGCTGGATCTCATTTCCCATTACCGCCGCTGGAACCGCGCTCAGATTGAAAAGACGCTCACCGTCGCCTTGCTCTATGCCTCGGCCTACGGCTCCACCGCCACCCTCGCCCAGGCGCTTGCCCATGGGATCACCAAGGCCGGGGTAGGTGTAGAGACGATCAACTGCGAATTTGCCGCCCCGGAGGAGATCCGTGAGGTGGTCTCGCGCGCCGACGGCTTTGTGATCGGCTCGCCCACCCTGGGCGGTCACGCCCCCACCCAGATCCAGACGGCCCTGGGCATTGTGCTTGCCACTGCTCCCAAATCGCAACTGACCGGGGTATTCGGCTCCTTCGGCTGGAGCGGCGAAGCGATCGACTTGCTGGAGAGCAAACTGCGCAACGCTGGCTATTCTTTCGGATTCGAGACCATCCGCGTCAAGTTCAAACCAAACGCCGCCACCTTGCAGGAGTGCGAAGAGGCGGGCACCGATTTTGCCCAGGCGCTCAAGAAGACGCGCAAAGCCCGTCAGGGCCGCGCTCCCGCCGCCGCCACTCCCGTCGAGCAAGCCGCAGGCCGCATCGTCGGTTCGCTGTGCGTCGTCACAGCCCGGCGCGAAGATGTGAGCA
Protein-coding sequences here:
- a CDS encoding diflavin flavoprotein; the encoded protein is MTPAQTPVRDIQTVSVAPGTWALRSRSFVRLKFEVEYARQRGTTSNAFVFQGPDRTLLLSPPGETFTTLFLAELERLIPLEQIHAVVLGHINPNRAKTLIALLARAPHLEIICSNPGAVALKPLLESEAVDLKTQIRIVRGQEVLELGGDRRLQCIPAPTPRWPDGLCLFDEKHSALYTDKFFAAHVAEDAVFDESGTATGEDARYFYDCLMASQARQVEAVLDRLAEWPARVIAPVHGPLLRAGGLDLISHYRRWNRAQIEKTLTVALLYASAYGSTATLAQALAHGITKAGVGVETINCEFAAPEEIREVVSRADGFVIGSPTLGGHAPTQIQTALGIVLATAPKSQLTGVFGSFGWSGEAIDLLESKLRNAGYSFGFETIRVKFKPNAATLQECEEAGTDFAQALKKTRKARQGRAPAAATPVEQAAGRIVGSLCVVTARREDVSSAMLASWVSQATFNPPGLTVAVAKERAIESLLYPGDAFVLNILEEGQHLPLMKHFLKPFAPGQDRFAGVATRAAANGSPILSEALAYLECRVEGRMDCGDHWLVYCVAEGGDVLNPNGKTAVHFRSTGTHY
- a CDS encoding aspartate kinase — translated: MGLIVQKYGGTSVGSAERMRAVAERIARTHRQGHELVVVVSAMGHTTDALVKMACEMHSEPDPREMDMLLTTGEQQSVALLTMALHALGCKAISLTGAQVGVVTEPNHTRARIRRVQTGRINELLAAGYVLVVAGFQGICHSRFWEITTLGRGGSDTSAVALAAVLKANRCEIYTDVPGVLTTDPRLVKEAALLDEITSEEMLELASLGAQVLHPRAVEIARNYAVPLVVRSSWSDAPGTIVLSPRLPVDRAIDNLETERPVDAVYIDNHQAKIALLRVPDRPGVAAALFAHLAKAGIDVDLIIQSIHHPNSPEPTNDIAYTVQRQDLPAAVAASNTAAAELGGCAVVVDSAPTKVSIRGAGIIGRPGVVAQMFKALAEAGINIQMISTSEISLSCVIAGDLAAKAGEVLCRQFGLRAPVYEDPPVLSAVRPAVQAVRGVALDPDQAQVAILQIPDRPGVAAAIFECLAHEGIAVDMIVQSQRGADTNDIGFTVSRSAVRSAQRALDSLCSGFAGCGGVVVRESVAKLSLVGAGIVGTPGVAAHMFETLAALGTNIEMISTSTIKVSCIVEAARCEASLKAVHRAFGLGSAAIVAVEGRSS
- a CDS encoding diflavin flavoprotein; the protein is MQQTIQKRLTVQCGEIAPETVAMRCLDWDRDRFDIEFGLQNGTTYNSYLIEGAQVALVDTSHEKFRSLYLDLLTGHIDPKRIDYLVISHTEPDHSGLVADVLALAPQATVVASRMALQFLANMVHRRFPQRAVKSGDTLDLGGGHVLEFVSAPNLHWPDTMFTFDRGTGVLYTCDAFGMHYCNDRMFDDDLAAIEPDYRFYYECLMAPNARSVLTALKRMEPLGEVVAIATGHGPLLKWHLGELVDRYRRWSQEQSESTTSVAVFYISDYGYSDRLAQAIAQGITKSHVAAELVDLRATPLAELQEIVRQSAGVVIGTPPTAGSAAQATQAALGVILANVKEKQAFGIYEACGGFDEPAFPLSSRFTDLGLVRAFPPIRIPGREGVQGQGEASGTPTPALYKLCEESGTDLAQWLSRDRTVQQMKAVAVGLDKAMGRLSGGLYVLTAAKGELKGAMLASWVNQASFAPLGVTIAVAKDRAIEALMQVGDMFALNVLEEGKYAPLMRHFLKRFAPGEDRFVGVETLTGTGGTPILADALAYMECRVASRMECSDHWLVYGVVEDGRVSNLEGLTAVHHRKVGNHY